The following are from one region of the Colias croceus chromosome 4, ilColCroc2.1 genome:
- the LOC123691324 gene encoding putative nuclease HARBI1, with amino-acid sequence MHALRLLKAAHDEELWLRRQKRNASRPSLETINEMPEQLFQERFRLNKKTFSELCCSLRNETNIRGTKEIPLEVKVLCALSFFATGSYQRIVGVTQHLPQRTTSRCIRQVVEALNSPRIVKKWIVFPQTHQERTRIRQEFQRKFQLPGVIGCIDCTHISIVKPHIDEQNYFNRKGYHSLNVQMICDDNLKIINVNAKYGGATHDSFIWSSSEVEPYMRGLHENGELTWLLGDSGYPQRAWLMTPILNAEPGSRAEVYTTRHLQARNCIERCFGVLKARWRCLLKHRTLHYHPRVASEVTIACCVLHNIALDAKLPPPNNMAEQQEDGDEPSVGVGPISSNQDELMSGRIMLNNLVNRLV; translated from the exons atgcacGCTTTGAGACTTTTAAAAGCTGCGCACGATGAAGAACTTTGGCTCAGgcgccaaaaaagaaatgcgTCCAGACCGAGTTTAGAGACAATCAATGAAATGCCGGAACAATTGTTTCAGGAGCGTTTtaggttaaataaaaaaacttttagcGAGCTTTGCTGCAGCCTACGTAACGAAACAAACATACGGGGGACTAAAGAAATTCCTTTGGAAGTAAAG GTTCTTTGCGCTCTGAGTTTCTTCGCAACGGGATCCTATCAGAGAATTGTGGGTGTCACACAACATTTGCCACAACGCACTACAAGTAGATGCATTAGGCAAGTTGTGGAGGCACTCAACAGTCCTCggatagtgaaaaaatggaTAGTTTTCCCTCAAACACACCAAGAAAGAACAAGAATTCGACAAga ATTTCAAAGGAAATTTCAATTGCCAGGGGTAATTGGATGCATAGATTGCACTCACATATCAATTGTAAAACCCCACATTGATGAacagaattattttaacagaaaAGGATACCATTCCTTAAATGTGCAAATG atatgtgatgataatttaaagattATCAATGTCAATGCAAAATATGGTGGAGCCACGCATGATTCCTTCATATGGTCATCCAGTGAAGTGGAACCATACATGCGTGGACTTCACGAAAATGGTGAATTGACGTGGCTATTAG GTGATTCTGGATACCCACAGAGAGCGTGGCTGATGACACCAATTTTAAATGCCGAACCAGGTTCTCGAGCAGAGGTGTACACTACACGCCATTTACAGGCACGCAATTGTATTGAACGATGTTTTGGTGTATTGAAGGCTCGTTGGAGATGCTTGCTGAAGCATCGTACACTCCATTACCATCCTCGTGTTGCCAGTGAGGTAACTATTGCATGTTGTGTTCTGCACAATATTGCACTGGATGCTAAATTACCTCCCCCTAATAATATGGCTGAGCAACAAGAGGATGGTGATGAACCGAGTGTGGGGGTTGGACCCATTTCCAGCAACCAAGATGAGCTGATGAGTGGCAGAATAATgctaaataatttagttaatagaTTAGTTTAG
- the LOC123691329 gene encoding proline-, glutamic acid- and leucine-rich protein 1-like — translation MERLRASQEQFSALIEFMERYGDLSRPQRGPQGRLKADQMWARLTLLLNSVGGGVHKSQEKWKKVWADWKTKTKKKKMLISNHTNGTGGGPSSRLSLTVLEDRVCAILGETAVLGQAGIQEHGFNAPPVPREEPIPEDVEIEIPVGLENFNYNTSVPTLPASPLLLDPQPSPPPPPVRPPPPLPRSPPRPTGRRSSASPRSATASPRHGMQRARRNRGLTPFDRAATEFVAVEQRRLALEETREKLSHEREREREKLLHEREREREELFHQREMERLRLESLKVEANREQTRVMQQIAVIGQRLLEILPQGPAS, via the exons ATGGAGAGACTGCGCGCCAGCCAGGAGCAATTTTCTGCTCTTATAGAATTCATGGAAag GTATGGTGACCTCTCTCGACCACAGCGGGGACCTCAGGGTCGACTAAAAGCCGACCAAATGTGGGCAAGGCTCacattattacttaattcagTTGGTGGTGGGGTTCACAAATCACAAGAGAAGTGGAAGAAA GTCTGGGCAGATTGGAagactaaaacaaaaaaaaagaaaatgttgaTTTCCAACCACACAAATGGTACTGGTGGTGGTCCAAGCAGCAGGCTGTCTCTAACAGTTTTGGAAGACCGAGTCTGTGCCATACTGGGAGAGACTGCTGTTCTTGGTCAAGCTGGCATACAAGAGCATGGCTTTAAT gcGCCACCAGTACCAAGGGAAGAACCCATTCCTGAAGATGTGGAAATTGAAATTCCTGTAGGCTtagagaattttaattataata CAAGTGTTCCAACATTGCCAGCATCACCGCTACTGCTAGACCCACAGCCCTcaccaccaccaccaccaGTACGTCCGCCGCCCCCTCTACCGCGTTCTCCTCCGCGTCCCACTGGTCGACGGTCATCGGCGTCACCGCGATCTGCGACTGCCTCGCCGCGACATGGGATGCAGAGAGCTCGCAGGAATCGCGGCTTAACGCCATTTGACCGGGCCGCTACAGAATTTGTGGCGGTTGAACAACGACGCCTTGCACTGGAGGAGACGCGAGAGAAGCTTTCCCATGAGCGAGAAAGGGAAAGGGAAAAGCTTCTCCATGAACGTGAGAGGGAGCGTGAGGAACTTTTCCACCAAAGAGAAATGGAGCGACTGCGGCTGGAGTCGCTAAAGGTTGAGGCAAATCGCGAGCAAACTAGGGTGATGCAGCAAATAGCTGTTATCGGGCAAAGGTTGCTCGAGATATTGCCTCAAGGGCCCgcatcttaa